The proteins below are encoded in one region of Candidatus Spechtbacteria bacterium:
- a CDS encoding prepilin-type N-terminal cleavage/methylation domain-containing protein, producing MTQHNQQTGFTLIELLIVIAITAIIVIITIVNSREGDKILAVDLSAQRIVAALREAQNDALGGKTVGGNHPAGGFGVHIKEGEPIYIFADINQDHVYNDGEEQQTINLEENAILQTGTNMDVSFVAPTPDVYTNGGPLGTFSTITITITSSDGSYTQIVNVNYVGAIWVEYL from the coding sequence ATGACCCAGCATAATCAGCAAACAGGATTTACTTTAATAGAATTGCTTATTGTTATAGCGATCACAGCAATTATTGTTATAATTACTATAGTAAATAGCCGCGAAGGAGATAAAATTTTGGCAGTGGATTTGTCTGCGCAGAGAATTGTTGCTGCGTTGCGCGAGGCGCAGAATGACGCGCTAGGCGGGAAAACAGTTGGCGGGAACCATCCCGCGGGAGGATTTGGAGTTCATATAAAAGAGGGGGAGCCTATATATATTTTTGCTGATATTAATCAGGATCATGTATATAATGATGGCGAAGAACAGCAGACTATAAATCTTGAGGAAAATGCCATACTGCAAACTGGGACTAATATGGATGTTTCGTTTGTTGCGCCGACGCCGGACGTGTACACAAATGGCGGCCCACTCGGCACTTTTTCTACAATAACAATAACTATTACAAGTTCTGATGGATCTTATACTCAAATTGTTAATGTAAACTACGTCGGCGCAATATGGGTGGAATATCTATGA
- a CDS encoding prepilin-type N-terminal cleavage/methylation domain-containing protein: MQKIHHGQSGFTLIETLLATAILTIAIVGALSLITQSTTLTGSVRNEHIAANLAQEGVELVQNIRTTNWVIDQPWNTGLIDVTIGGTTDTFITDPSASPVVLTSATCGSITTNLFQKSTYGIPMYVHDDAGSATIFSRCITLTVMDNPDDPGNPQANYIRVQSTVNWGTSQLTAEDHLYNWK; this comes from the coding sequence ATGCAAAAGATTCATCATGGCCAATCCGGCTTCACCCTAATTGAAACACTGTTAGCTACGGCAATCTTAACTATTGCCATAGTCGGCGCTTTATCCTTAATAACGCAATCCACGACTTTAACTGGCAGTGTTCGTAATGAGCATATCGCCGCAAACTTAGCGCAGGAGGGAGTAGAGCTTGTGCAAAATATTCGCACCACAAACTGGGTTATTGACCAGCCTTGGAACACAGGTCTTATTGATGTCACAATCGGGGGAACGACAGATACGTTTATAACGGATCCTTCTGCGTCACCCGTTGTTCTTACATCGGCAACATGTGGCTCTATTACAACTAATTTATTTCAAAAAAGTACATACGGCATACCTATGTATGTTCATGATGATGCGGGTAGCGCAACGATTTTCTCACGATGTATTACGCTTACGGTCATGGATAATCCTGACGATCCTGGCAATCCACAGGCAAACTACATTCGCGTGCAAAGCACGGTTAATTGGGGAACCAGCCAGCTCACAGCGGAAGATCATCTTTATAACTGGAAATAA
- a CDS encoding prepilin-type N-terminal cleavage/methylation domain-containing protein: MDMLSFIFRHRAPRNCGARQSSLIILGTRLFLRQGRIAMTYRGLRNGYTLIELLLGVAIFSIVAGVGAIAFISALQAQRNLIAEKNLSDSTRFAIEYMSRQMRLAQIDATGVCVVAPNNTFFPDAPPVSSDILFINSSGKCIKFSSGANKIQMWMDGTGPIDLTSISAVQITNLSFLVQGGAQSDSLQPLVTISMTAQGVVKDVPTGVIVPIQTTVSDRPIDVPQS; this comes from the coding sequence ATGGATATGCTTTCATTTATTTTTCGTCATCGCGCGCCTCGCAACTGTGGGGCGCGGCAATCTAGTCTCATCATACTAGGAACTAGATTGTTTCTCCGCCAAGGGCGGATCGCAATGACGTATAGGGGGTTGCGAAATGGATACACGCTCATCGAACTTTTATTGGGAGTTGCTATTTTTAGCATTGTGGCAGGGGTGGGCGCGATAGCGTTCATATCGGCTCTGCAAGCACAGCGCAATCTAATTGCAGAAAAAAATTTGAGCGATAGTACGCGTTTTGCGATTGAATATATGTCGCGACAAATGCGCCTTGCGCAAATTGATGCCACCGGTGTATGCGTTGTAGCTCCTAACAATACTTTTTTCCCCGACGCGCCGCCTGTAAGCAGCGACATATTATTTATTAATAGTAGTGGAAAATGTATAAAATTTTCTTCTGGCGCAAATAAGATTCAGATGTGGATGGATGGCACGGGTCCTATCGACTTAACATCAATTAGCGCAGTGCAAATTACCAACCTATCTTTTTTGGTGCAAGGCGGGGCGCAGAGTGACAGCCTTCAACCGCTCGTTACGATATCCATGACGGCGCAAGGGGTAGTAAAGGATGTTCCAACAGGAGTAATCGTGCCGATACAAACTACAGTGAGTGATCGTCCAATTGATGTACCGCAAAGTTAA
- the ligA gene encoding NAD-dependent DNA ligase LigA translates to MNKEEAKKRIEKLKEVINYHRYLYHVLDREEISDAVLDSLKHELYTLEQEYPEFITPDSPTQRVGGEALSKFKKVRHEIPMLSIEDTFTDNELIDWEEYLKRLAPSASHLSYFAELKIDGLAMSLIYENGIFVRGATRGNGTVGEDVTSNLKTIESIPLKLELQKNLPKGRHEFAELTQEIENRIERAFSSGHIEVRGEAYMYTKEFDKFNKERIRAGEEPFANPRNLAAGSIRQLDSKLAASRPLRFLAYDVVTDLGQTTHGQEHEILARLGFRTDDTARECGDVKEVAAYFASINKKRDYLPFQIDGIVVQVQSSDLFERLGRAGKGMRGIRARKFSPKQATTIIEDIKIHIGRTGAATPIAHLRPVEIGGVTISRATLHNEDEIKRLDVRIGDTVIIGRAGDVIPDVIKVVDGLRTGKEKIFHMPKQCPACHTTLERPEGEAIWRCPNRECPMRKRGYFYHFVSRQGFDIEGMGPKIIDALLEESLITSPADIFRLKKENLVVLEGFGEKLAQNIIDSVEQSRKVTLSRFIIAMGIRHVGSETALDIARHFGSLDSILEAKEEDFRSIPDIGEVTAKEIAKWFSLKRNRELIDDLLKVGVRIQKEEQVGRKFAGKTFVFTGTLDAISREEAENSVRKLGGDSSGFVSKNTDYVVGGSEPGLKYNKAKELGVTIIDEKEFLRMIKE, encoded by the coding sequence ATGAATAAGGAAGAAGCTAAAAAACGCATAGAAAAGTTAAAAGAGGTGATTAATTATCATCGCTATTTGTATCACGTGCTTGATCGCGAAGAAATTTCTGACGCGGTTTTGGATTCGTTAAAACATGAACTTTACACCCTCGAGCAGGAGTACCCGGAGTTTATCACGCCGGATTCGCCTACTCAACGCGTTGGAGGTGAGGCGCTTTCGAAATTCAAAAAAGTGCGCCACGAAATACCCATGCTTTCTATTGAGGATACATTCACTGATAATGAACTCATTGATTGGGAGGAGTATTTGAAACGATTGGCTCCAAGCGCCTCGCATCTTTCATATTTTGCGGAGCTAAAAATTGATGGGCTTGCCATGTCTCTTATTTATGAAAACGGTATTTTCGTACGAGGCGCTACGCGCGGCAATGGAACGGTCGGCGAAGACGTTACAAGTAATCTAAAAACCATAGAGAGCATTCCGTTGAAATTGGAATTACAGAAAAATTTGCCCAAAGGCAGGCACGAGTTTGCAGAACTTACCCAAGAAATTGAAAATAGAATTGAAAGAGCGTTTTCGAGCGGACATATTGAGGTGCGTGGTGAAGCATATATGTATACGAAAGAATTTGATAAATTCAACAAGGAGCGCATTAGGGCGGGCGAGGAGCCATTCGCAAATCCCCGTAATCTCGCGGCGGGGTCAATTCGTCAGCTCGATTCAAAGCTTGCCGCATCCAGGCCTCTAAGGTTTTTGGCATATGATGTTGTCACTGATCTCGGCCAAACAACGCACGGTCAGGAGCATGAGATTCTAGCGCGGCTAGGATTTCGCACGGACGACACAGCAAGAGAGTGCGGGGATGTAAAAGAAGTTGCGGCATACTTTGCATCTATCAATAAAAAACGAGATTATTTGCCGTTTCAGATTGATGGGATTGTCGTGCAGGTGCAAAGCAGTGATTTATTTGAGCGCTTAGGAAGAGCGGGTAAAGGAATGCGCGGCATACGGGCGCGCAAATTTTCGCCAAAGCAGGCGACTACAATCATTGAAGACATTAAGATTCATATTGGGAGAACCGGCGCGGCGACACCCATTGCGCACCTTAGGCCGGTTGAAATAGGCGGGGTGACTATTAGCCGCGCCACACTGCATAATGAAGATGAAATTAAGCGGCTTGATGTACGAATTGGCGACACAGTGATTATCGGCCGCGCGGGCGATGTTATTCCGGATGTAATAAAAGTAGTAGACGGTCTTCGTACCGGCAAAGAAAAGATTTTCCACATGCCAAAGCAATGCCCCGCTTGCCATACAACACTGGAACGACCGGAGGGCGAAGCTATATGGCGTTGTCCAAACAGGGAGTGCCCAATGCGTAAGCGCGGATACTTCTATCATTTTGTTTCAAGGCAAGGTTTTGATATTGAAGGCATGGGGCCAAAGATTATCGATGCGCTGCTCGAAGAGAGTCTTATTACAAGTCCGGCTGATATTTTTCGTTTGAAGAAGGAAAATCTGGTTGTGCTTGAGGGGTTCGGAGAGAAATTGGCGCAGAACATTATTGATTCTGTAGAACAAAGCAGAAAAGTAACCTTATCGCGATTTATTATTGCGATGGGCATTCGCCATGTTGGATCGGAGACCGCGTTAGATATCGCGAGACATTTCGGCTCGCTGGACAGTATCCTTGAAGCGAAAGAGGAAGATTTTCGCAGTATTCCTGATATTGGCGAGGTTACTGCCAAAGAAATTGCCAAATGGTTTTCATTAAAGCGTAATCGCGAGCTGATTGATGATCTTTTGAAGGTCGGGGTGCGCATACAGAAAGAGGAACAAGTAGGCAGAAAGTTTGCAGGAAAAACATTCGTTTTTACAGGTACATTGGATGCAATCTCGCGCGAGGAGGCAGAAAATAGCGTACGCAAGCTTGGCGGTGACTCGTCCGGCTTTGTTTCAAAAAATACAGATTATGTTGTAGGGGGTTCAGAGCCAGGGTTAAAATATAACAAGGCAAAAGAACTCGGCGTTACCATAATAGACGAAAAAGAATTTTTGCGTATGATAAAAGAATAG
- the gatC gene encoding Asp-tRNA(Asn)/Glu-tRNA(Gln) amidotransferase subunit GatC: MQSISKLTKEEVLHVAKLAKLSITDDEAESFRGDLSAVLTFVEKLQEVSVEGVKPTSQAGDLKSIMRDDERDGVNEEKEKMRAEGMIAQLPSKQDNLLKVPTVFENKKV, encoded by the coding sequence ATGCAATCAATTTCAAAATTAACCAAAGAAGAAGTACTGCATGTCGCTAAGCTCGCCAAATTGTCTATCACCGACGATGAAGCAGAATCATTCCGTGGCGATTTGTCCGCAGTCTTAACATTTGTAGAAAAATTACAAGAAGTTTCCGTGGAAGGCGTAAAGCCAACGAGCCAGGCGGGAGATTTAAAGAGCATTATGCGCGATGATGAGCGGGATGGTGTTAATGAGGAAAAAGAAAAGATGCGGGCGGAAGGAATGATAGCGCAGCTGCCTTCGAAGCAAGACAATTTATTGAAGGTGCCGACGGTGTTTGAAAATAAGAAAGTATAG
- the gatA gene encoding Asp-tRNA(Asn)/Glu-tRNA(Gln) amidotransferase subunit GatA — protein MDDITSLSITELQKKLASREVSSVELARAYLSKIEEKDSEIAAYLHVMQERALQDAARADEMLETGETYSSLLGIPIAIKDNMLIEGETCTSGSKILGNYTASYDATVIRKLKDAGAVLLGKTNMDEFAMGSSTENSAFGPTHNPHDVSRVPGGSSGGSAAAVAAGMCAASLGSDTGGSIRQPAAFCGVVGFKPSYGAVSRHGLMAMASSLDQIGPLALTAEDAHMVFDVIRGKDRFDSTSLDISSHEELPKPQTLRIGVPKEYFISGIDPVIEKSVREAIMRYQEMGASVEEISLPHTDYGLAAYYILMPSEVSSNLARYDGMRYGFSMLGPGESQNLSQIYNDSRRAGFGKEVRRRVMFGTYTLSAGYYDAYYIRAQKIRTLIIQDFQKAFEKVDVIMTPTTPNLPFKAGEKVADPVSMYLSDIFTVTVNLAGLPAVSLPCGWIEQGDGGATPKPLAKEGASRSEASAKDGKKLPVGLQIMGKLYHDDEVLSVAEWLHSS, from the coding sequence ATGGACGACATCACCTCACTATCAATCACAGAACTTCAAAAGAAGCTAGCTAGCCGAGAAGTAAGCTCCGTTGAGTTGGCGCGCGCGTATCTTTCAAAAATAGAAGAGAAAGATTCTGAAATCGCGGCATATCTTCACGTTATGCAGGAGCGGGCGTTACAGGACGCAGCTCGCGCGGATGAGATGTTGGAAACGGGCGAGACTTACTCGTCGCTTTTAGGCATTCCGATAGCTATTAAGGATAATATGCTTATTGAGGGGGAGACGTGCACATCCGGCTCAAAAATTTTGGGAAATTATACGGCAAGCTATGACGCGACAGTAATTCGCAAATTAAAAGATGCTGGCGCTGTATTGTTGGGCAAAACAAATATGGACGAATTCGCGATGGGCTCGTCTACAGAAAATTCTGCCTTTGGTCCAACGCATAATCCGCATGACGTATCGCGTGTACCGGGAGGTTCTTCGGGCGGTTCCGCGGCAGCAGTTGCCGCGGGAATGTGCGCCGCGTCGCTGGGGTCTGATACTGGTGGCTCAATACGCCAGCCAGCAGCGTTTTGCGGTGTGGTTGGATTTAAGCCAAGCTATGGCGCGGTGTCACGTCATGGGCTTATGGCAATGGCTTCGTCGCTCGATCAAATCGGGCCACTTGCTCTTACCGCTGAGGATGCGCATATGGTGTTTGATGTTATTCGCGGAAAGGATCGTTTTGACTCAACCTCGCTTGATATTTCCTCACACGAGGAACTGCCAAAGCCGCAGACATTGCGTATCGGTGTTCCAAAAGAATATTTTATTTCCGGCATTGATCCTGTGATTGAAAAAAGTGTCCGTGAGGCGATTATGAGGTATCAAGAAATGGGCGCTTCGGTGGAAGAGATAAGTTTGCCACACACTGATTATGGGTTGGCTGCTTATTATATCTTGATGCCATCGGAGGTTTCTTCTAATTTGGCTCGATATGACGGTATGCGGTATGGATTTTCAATGTTGGGTCCTGGAGAATCACAAAATCTTTCGCAAATATACAATGATTCTCGTAGGGCGGGATTTGGCAAAGAGGTGCGCCGGCGCGTTATGTTCGGAACTTATACTTTGTCGGCGGGTTATTACGACGCTTATTATATTCGCGCGCAAAAAATACGAACACTCATAATACAAGATTTTCAGAAGGCATTTGAGAAAGTTGATGTTATAATGACTCCGACTACGCCCAACCTTCCGTTTAAGGCAGGCGAGAAGGTGGCAGACCCGGTTTCTATGTATCTTTCGGATATCTTTACGGTAACGGTTAATCTTGCCGGTCTGCCGGCGGTGAGCTTACCATGCGGCTGGATAGAGCAAGGAGATGGCGGCGCCACCCCGAAGCCTTTGGCGAAGGAAGGCGCGAGTCGTTCCGAAGCCTCGGCGAAGGACGGCAAGAAGCTGCCAGTTGGCTTGCAGATTATGGGCAAGCTTTACCATGATGACGAGGTTCTTAGCGTGGCAGAGTGGCTACATAGTAGTTAA
- a CDS encoding LOG family protein, with product MGYANFGKDYDFREKVRELLRGREGAGPIRGDASNGANRKLQIGVMGSAADLAYSDNIAKLAEQIGKYVALAGAVLMFGAEKDYDSLSTAACRGAKKVGGLTIGVTYGKGLDDVYEKENADIIIASGMERGGGRELALVLSCDAIICISGGSGTLTEIAIAYQANIPIVVLRDTGGWSEKLADQYLDARKRVQIEAVKTAKEAVLKAIELNCWKWLTGGLEH from the coding sequence ATGGGATATGCTAACTTCGGGAAAGATTATGATTTCCGCGAAAAAGTACGGGAGCTTTTGCGAGGCCGCGAAGGTGCGGGCCCCATTAGAGGCGATGCCTCGAACGGGGCGAACAGAAAACTGCAGATTGGTGTAATGGGCTCTGCGGCTGATCTGGCTTACAGCGACAACATCGCAAAGCTAGCTGAGCAAATCGGCAAATACGTAGCTCTCGCAGGCGCTGTGCTAATGTTCGGCGCGGAAAAAGATTATGACTCGCTTTCCACAGCGGCCTGCCGTGGCGCTAAAAAAGTTGGCGGACTGACTATCGGCGTAACTTATGGTAAAGGACTTGATGATGTGTACGAGAAAGAAAACGCGGACATCATCATCGCAAGCGGCATGGAGCGCGGAGGCGGACGGGAGTTGGCGCTGGTGCTAAGCTGTGACGCAATCATTTGCATCAGTGGCGGATCTGGCACGCTCACAGAAATTGCAATCGCCTATCAAGCCAATATTCCGATAGTCGTATTGCGCGACACCGGCGGCTGGAGCGAAAAACTCGCAGATCAATACCTCGATGCACGCAAGCGCGTGCAGATAGAAGCTGTAAAAACCGCTAAAGAAGCTGTACTAAAAGCCATTGAGCTGAACTGCTGGAAGTGGCTGACCGGCGGGTTGGAACACTAA
- a CDS encoding GIY-YIG nuclease family protein, which yields MYYVVYVLENQLDKSWYIGFTANVDARLAQHNEGRGGKTTRDKLHGGLTDGFDKIWKRIYCETYINKKDALGREQFLKSGSGRKFLKKQIRYYLEERQT from the coding sequence ATGTATTATGTTGTCTACGTATTAGAGAATCAATTAGATAAGAGTTGGTATATTGGCTTCACGGCTAATGTAGACGCGCGACTAGCTCAACACAATGAAGGTAGAGGTGGCAAAACTACAAGAGATAAACTACACGGTGGTTTAACTGATGGATTCGATAAAATCTGGAAGCGAATTTACTGTGAGACTTATATTAATAAAAAAGATGCGCTGGGTCGGGAGCAATTTCTAAAAAGCGGATCAGGTAGAAAATTTTTAAAGAAACAAATTAGATATTATCTAGAAGAGAGGCAAACTTAA
- the pheS gene encoding phenylalanine--tRNA ligase subunit alpha has product MKDLQEYKQQLVREIDSKKTLHDLEELYRTHLGRKGELAVELKNLSSLSPEERKQRGAELNSVKTDLEAVFSMKSAELRINEQSDQLEREWIDVTAPGMRQVRGHLNPLTHIALEIEQIFSSMGFGVAEGPEIENEWYNFDALNIPADHPARDMWDTFWLKPESQKSKVKSQKLLLRTHTSPVQIRYMESHKPPFRIIAPGKVFRHEATDASHGFQLFQVEGLMVDKNISVANFRAVMGQFFQQIFGNKQIQMRLRPSYFPFVEPGFEMDITCIICNGKGCSVCAQGGWVEIGGAGMVHPKVLDAVQLNPNEWQGFAFGLGMDRIAMMKYKVNDIRLLYSGDVRLIKQF; this is encoded by the coding sequence ATGAAAGACTTGCAAGAATACAAACAACAGCTTGTTCGTGAGATAGATTCTAAAAAAACACTTCACGATTTGGAAGAGCTTTATCGTACGCATTTGGGCAGAAAGGGTGAACTTGCCGTGGAACTTAAAAATTTATCTTCGCTTTCTCCAGAAGAGCGCAAGCAAAGAGGCGCGGAACTAAATAGTGTTAAAACCGATCTTGAAGCTGTGTTTAGCATGAAGAGCGCGGAGCTTCGTATAAACGAGCAGAGCGATCAGCTTGAACGCGAATGGATTGACGTAACAGCGCCTGGTATGCGCCAAGTGCGCGGCCACCTGAATCCCTTAACGCATATTGCGCTTGAGATAGAGCAGATATTCTCATCCATGGGGTTTGGCGTTGCTGAAGGTCCTGAAATTGAGAATGAATGGTATAACTTTGACGCGCTTAACATTCCGGCAGATCATCCGGCGCGTGATATGTGGGACACTTTCTGGCTAAAGCCAGAAAGTCAAAAGTCAAAAGTCAAAAGTCAAAAGTTACTACTTAGAACCCATACATCTCCCGTACAGATTCGCTACATGGAAAGCCATAAGCCGCCATTTCGTATTATCGCGCCGGGCAAAGTGTTTCGACACGAGGCAACGGACGCATCGCACGGCTTCCAGCTTTTTCAGGTGGAGGGTTTGATGGTTGATAAGAATATAAGCGTGGCTAATTTTCGCGCGGTGATGGGGCAGTTTTTCCAGCAGATTTTTGGCAATAAGCAGATTCAAATGCGATTGCGCCCGAGCTACTTTCCATTTGTCGAGCCGGGTTTTGAAATGGATATCACGTGTATTATCTGTAATGGCAAAGGATGTTCCGTGTGCGCGCAGGGCGGCTGGGTGGAAATTGGCGGGGCTGGCATGGTACACCCAAAGGTTCTTGATGCGGTACAGCTTAATCCTAACGAATGGCAAGGTTTTGCTTTTGGGCTAGGCATGGATAGAATCGCGATGATGAAATATAAGGTTAATGATATACGATTGCTTTATAGTGGCGATGTCAGATTAATAAAACAATTTTAG
- the pheT gene encoding phenylalanine--tRNA ligase subunit beta, with product MKFSYNLIQSHVAKSLPPAEKLAELLTMHSFEVEGVEKVKDDYILTIDILPNRAHDCLSHIGIAREAAAVTGLALKQIPSIVGKLPSSSKSLKNLEVKVEDINLCSRYTAMVMADVEVGPSPQWLRNYLEVLGMRPINNIVDAANFVMLETGQPLHAFDFDKLSGGDKKTLIVRSAKNGEPITTLDNQALLLPESALVIANEEGVLAVAGIKGGKKAEIDGGTHNIVLESANFDSASIRKTSRATGISTDASYRFEHTVPPAFALWALEQVADLITDIAKGKKGPILDTAPQNVRPRTVAMSEARMQSLLGADIKFAQAAETLKKLGFDVEKRNAQVLKVGVPVFRPDVELEADLIEEVGRIYGYENIKAQVPIAELALPPKNEEHDWEKIAKNNIRGIGAVEVYTYSFISDRQKAAWGYGDLIELENPMSAEFAYLRPSIVPHIVEAAEGNLRYFSSVRLFEIGKVFELPFKEHSALAMVIASRATQEPQFFELKGIVMAFLESLGISDVWFDDALKTKEESGVEFLHPARRAQIKVGPVDGSEVIGWIGEVHPRVLSDLKLKGEYGAAELDFYKIVKLAQEERVYTPPSKYPAVVRDIAVLVPRQSKVEWVIQKIEAIGGALVQDIDLFDMYEGEHLDNPTKSLAFHIVFQSDDRTLTSEEIDDIMAKIYYMVEGEGWEVRK from the coding sequence ATGAAGTTTTCATACAACCTAATTCAATCTCACGTTGCAAAAAGTCTTCCGCCGGCAGAAAAACTAGCAGAGCTTTTGACAATGCACAGTTTTGAGGTTGAGGGAGTGGAAAAAGTAAAAGACGATTATATTCTTACAATTGATATTTTGCCAAATCGCGCTCATGATTGTTTGTCACATATTGGTATAGCTCGCGAGGCAGCGGCTGTTACGGGGCTGGCGCTTAAACAGATTCCATCAATTGTTGGAAAATTACCTAGCTCTTCCAAATCTCTGAAGAATCTTGAAGTAAAAGTTGAAGACATTAATCTTTGTTCGCGTTATACCGCGATGGTGATGGCTGATGTAGAAGTTGGTCCTTCGCCGCAGTGGCTGCGAAATTATCTTGAAGTTTTGGGAATGCGTCCAATCAACAATATTGTTGACGCGGCAAACTTTGTGATGTTGGAAACTGGCCAGCCCTTGCACGCGTTTGATTTTGATAAGCTCTCGGGCGGCGATAAAAAAACATTGATTGTTCGCAGCGCCAAAAATGGCGAGCCAATTACTACGCTTGATAACCAAGCATTGCTTTTGCCGGAGTCGGCGTTGGTGATAGCCAATGAAGAAGGCGTTTTAGCTGTCGCGGGAATTAAGGGCGGAAAGAAAGCAGAAATTGATGGGGGAACCCACAATATTGTTCTTGAGTCGGCAAATTTTGACAGCGCTTCAATTCGCAAAACATCCCGCGCGACCGGCATTTCAACTGATGCTTCATATCGTTTTGAGCATACAGTACCGCCAGCATTCGCGTTGTGGGCGCTTGAGCAAGTTGCAGATTTGATTACAGATATCGCAAAAGGTAAAAAGGGTCCTATTCTGGACACCGCGCCGCAAAATGTGCGGCCGAGAACCGTTGCGATGTCGGAGGCGAGAATGCAAAGTTTGCTCGGCGCTGATATAAAGTTTGCGCAGGCGGCTGAAACTTTAAAGAAATTAGGATTTGATGTTGAAAAAAGAAACGCCCAGGTTTTGAAAGTTGGCGTGCCCGTATTTAGGCCTGACGTGGAGCTCGAAGCGGATTTAATAGAAGAAGTCGGCCGTATTTATGGTTATGAAAATATTAAGGCGCAAGTGCCGATAGCCGAACTTGCTTTGCCGCCAAAAAATGAAGAGCATGACTGGGAAAAGATTGCCAAAAACAATATCAGAGGAATTGGCGCGGTGGAAGTTTACACCTACTCATTTATTTCCGACCGCCAGAAAGCGGCTTGGGGTTACGGCGATTTAATAGAGCTAGAAAACCCGATGAGCGCGGAGTTTGCGTATCTTCGCCCGAGCATTGTGCCGCATATTGTGGAAGCGGCAGAGGGAAATCTGCGGTATTTTTCTTCGGTGCGCCTTTTTGAAATTGGCAAAGTTTTTGAACTTCCATTCAAGGAACACTCTGCGCTTGCCATGGTTATTGCAAGCCGCGCAACACAAGAGCCGCAATTTTTTGAACTAAAAGGAATAGTTATGGCGTTTTTGGAGAGCTTGGGTATCTCTGACGTTTGGTTTGATGACGCGCTTAAAACAAAAGAAGAAAGTGGTGTTGAATTTTTACATCCAGCACGCCGCGCGCAGATTAAGGTTGGTCCTGTTGATGGAAGTGAAGTTATAGGTTGGATCGGCGAAGTGCATCCGCGCGTGTTAAGTGATTTGAAGTTAAAAGGCGAGTACGGCGCGGCTGAACTTGATTTTTATAAAATAGTAAAGCTTGCGCAAGAGGAGCGCGTCTATACTCCGCCATCAAAATATCCCGCGGTTGTGCGTGATATCGCGGTGCTGGTACCTCGGCAGTCAAAAGTGGAATGGGTGATACAAAAAATAGAGGCTATAGGAGGGGCGCTTGTGCAGGATATTGACCTGTTTGATATGTATGAAGGCGAGCACTTGGATAATCCAACCAAGAGTTTGGCGTTTCATATAGTATTTCAATCAGACGATCGTACCCTGACATCGGAGGAAATTGATGATATCATGGCAAAGATATACTACATGGTTGAAGGAGAAGGGTGGGAAGTACGTAAGTAA